From a single Mesotoga infera genomic region:
- a CDS encoding response regulator, with amino-acid sequence MKRILIVEDEKNMRLLLEEELEESGFEVANASSAEEAIGILNLDTSFDLITIDIEMQGISGLELAGTIRKQYPEKKIVLLTAYTHYKHDLSSWAADAYVVKSPDFSELKSLVEKLLGEIK; translated from the coding sequence TTGAAAAGGATACTGATAGTTGAAGATGAAAAGAACATGAGACTGCTTCTTGAAGAAGAACTTGAGGAGTCAGGCTTTGAAGTGGCAAACGCCAGCAGTGCTGAAGAAGCAATAGGAATTCTCAATCTTGATACTTCGTTCGATCTGATAACTATTGACATTGAAATGCAAGGAATCAGTGGCCTCGAACTTGCCGGAACGATACGCAAGCAATACCCGGAGAAGAAAATTGTGCTTCTCACCGCCTATACTCATTATAAGCACGATCTATCTTCCTGGGCTGCTGACGCCTACGTAGTTAAGTCTCCTGATTTTTCGGAACTCAAATCGTTGGTCGAAAAGCTTCTCGGCGAGATTAAATGA